The following is a genomic window from Gammaproteobacteria bacterium.
CAGAAATCCGTATAACTTTTTTTTTCGTCCGAAATTGGGTATTTTTCCGGATTCAACACAAAGTGACGGCCACATGCATTACAACGATACATTTGCTTTCCAGTCATATTAAAACCATTTTTTATAACAGATTCAGATTTGCAATTTGGGGCTAATGTCAATTAGCCTATGTGTGACTCATGATGACGACGAAGGATCATCCGAGTGCAGCTACAAGCACCGTTCTTTAGGGCGGGGTAATTGACCGACGACCATAAACTGCCAACGCGCGCGTGTGGAACGCATCCACCAGGTTGTTGATGATAGGATTAAAGACCGGTCCAATCGCTATGCTTAATAACCAGTTGGAAAATTCATACTCTAAGGTTAGGGAGACCTTGCAACCTTGATCTCCCAAGGGATCAAAGCGCCAGTACCCTTCCAAGCATTGAAACGGACCTTCAACCAAACGCATCTCGATTCCTATGTTGCGTTGCATGCGATTATGGGTGGTAAAAAGCCGCTCCACGCCTCGATAGGCCAACTCAATGGTTGCACGTACCTCGTCCTCACCCTGTGTCAGAACCTGGGTACTCCGACACCAGGGGAGAAAACTGGGATAGGCTAGAACATCGGCAACTAAGGCATACATTTCGCCGGGAGTATAAGGAGTGATTGCGGTTCTACTCACCTTCATCGATTCACCTCAATTAGCCACACCATCGTTTCATGTCGATAATCAGGCACCATTATCTGCCAACTATCTGTCCCCAACGTGATTAATTTGGTATTGTCGGGGATCGTACATTTTCTCTCAAGTGACTTATACCATCATGGTTCATCGTATTACGGACAGCCCGGACACTCCTCAATTTAAGGAAAATTTAAGAATTATACGTTTGCAGCTGATTGAAGATGTTATCCCTATTTTTCAACTGCGTAACTCCTAGAGTTATCAGCTATGGCTCAAGAAAAAAAATTCAGGGCAAATGGCGTGGGCGCGACCATCGCGCTTAACAAACAAGCACGCTACGAGTACCTCATTGAGGACCGTTTTGAAGCGGGTTTAGTGCTCGAGGGTTGGGAGGTCAAAGGATTGCGCGCGGGCCGTATCCAGCTCAAGGAAAGCTACGTCATCATGAAGAATGGTGAAGCGTGGTTGCTCGGTTCACATATTTCCGCCCTTTCCTCAGCATCCACCCACGTCAATCCAGATCCGACTCGAACGCGCAAGCTGCTCCTTCGCCATGAAGAATTGCGCAAACTCATCGGGGCCGTCGAACGCAAGGGATATACTTTAGTGCCGTTGGCGATGTACTGGAAGAACGGGCGGGCTAAAATCGAGATCGCCCTTGCTAAGGGCAAACAAACCCATGACAAGCGCGCCACCGAGCGGGAGCGTGACTGGCAGCGCGAAAAGCAAAGACTTTTCTTAAAGTCCGACTCGTATGCTTAGACAGTCGTCATGCAATACAACCTGCGGCGTATTGGGTGGTTAGCAATTCATTCAGCGCCTGCATTTTGATAGTGGAATCACAACCGGCGTTTGGTGGCTATCGTCCGCCACGCGCATAACATTTGGACTTATCGCCCGCTAAAGCCGGGCAATTTCTGCGCTGAATTTGGATGAGCAAAATAATTGTATAGTATACGATTCAACAGTATGCATTATGATTGACAGTCAATAATGCTGAAAATATTGATATTTTTTGTTTTAATCTATCGGAATCATTAAATAATTTCTCGCGTATCTTCCAGTTTGTTATATCTGGACCCACAGGCACCCCGGAGGGCCGATGAATTTACACGAATATCAATCAAAGCAGTTATTTAGGGAATACGGCTTGCCAGTGCCGTCCGGCGCTCCGGCGCGCACTCCCGACGAAGCTCGCGCGGCGGCGCTTCATATTGGTGGAGAAGTCTGGATGGTGAAGGCACAAGTCCATGCGGGGGGACGCGGCAAAGCGGGTGGAGTAAAACGCGCCAACAGCCTTGATGCCGTCGAAAATGTTGCGCGTGATTTATTAGGAAAACGGCTGGTGACTCATCAAACCGGACCAGCGGGACTGCCGATTGACACCGTGTTAATCGAGGGAACCCATGATGTCGCGCGTGAATTATACCTCAGCCTTCTCACCAACCGCGCACGAGAGCGCCTGGTGTTCATGGTCTGCGCCGCAGGAGGCATGGACATCGAAGAAGTCGCCGCGCATCGACCCCAGGATCTTTTGACACTGGAGGTAAATCCGGTGGTCGGGCTTCAGCCTTATCAATGCCGACGCGCTGCTTTTAAGCTCGGTCTTGCCGGTCCCCAGGTGGCGCAGCTCACCAATCTCATGGATGGACTATATCGTTTATTCGTAGAACGTGATTTGAGTCTGGCCGAAGTGAATCCCCTTGCCGTCACTGCTACTGGCGATCTATTAGCTCTGGATGGCAAAGTAAATATCGACGAAAACGCTCTTTATCGTCAAAAAGCAATTGACGCATTGCGTGATACCGGCCAGGAAGATCCGGTGGAGGTTGCCGCCCGCGCGCATGATCTCAGTTATGTCAGCATGGACGGCAACATCGCCTGCATGGTTAATGGCGCGGGTCTTGCCATGGCCACGATGGATTTGATCAAGCTCCATGGCGGCAATCCCGCCAATTTTCTCGACGTAGGCGGCACTGCCACAGCCGGGCGAGTGGCGGAGGCATTCAAGCTCATTCTCACCCAAAACACAGTACGCGCCATCCTGGTCAATATCTTCGGCGGTATCGTGCGTTGCGACTTAATTGCCGAAGGCATTATTCAAGCGGTAAAAGAGATCGGCGTGAAGGTTCCGGTGGTGGTACG
Proteins encoded in this region:
- the ratA gene encoding ribosome association toxin RatA, which gives rise to MKVSRTAITPYTPGEMYALVADVLAYPSFLPWCRSTQVLTQGEDEVRATIELAYRGVERLFTTHNRMQRNIGIEMRLVEGPFQCLEGYWRFDPLGDQGCKVSLTLEYEFSNWLLSIAIGPVFNPIINNLVDAFHTRALAVYGRRSITPP
- a CDS encoding hypothetical protein (Evidence 5 : Unknown function) translates to MVHRITDSPDTPQFKENLRIIRLQLIEDVIPIFQLRNS
- the smpB gene encoding SsrA-binding protein, which encodes MAQEKKFRANGVGATIALNKQARYEYLIEDRFEAGLVLEGWEVKGLRAGRIQLKESYVIMKNGEAWLLGSHISALSSASTHVNPDPTRTRKLLLRHEELRKLIGAVERKGYTLVPLAMYWKNGRAKIEIALAKGKQTHDKRATERERDWQREKQRLFLKSDSYA
- the sucC gene encoding succinyl-CoA synthetase subunit beta, yielding MNLHEYQSKQLFREYGLPVPSGAPARTPDEARAAALHIGGEVWMVKAQVHAGGRGKAGGVKRANSLDAVENVARDLLGKRLVTHQTGPAGLPIDTVLIEGTHDVARELYLSLLTNRARERLVFMVCAAGGMDIEEVAAHRPQDLLTLEVNPVVGLQPYQCRRAAFKLGLAGPQVAQLTNLMDGLYRLFVERDLSLAEVNPLAVTATGDLLALDGKVNIDENALYRQKAIDALRDTGQEDPVEVAARAHDLSYVSMDGNIACMVNGAGLAMATMDLIKLHGGNPANFLDVGGTATAGRVAEAFKLILTQNTVRAILVNIFGGIVRCDLIAEGIIQAVKEIGVKVPVVVRLEGTNVERGRALLDASGLSLITTNDLTAAAEKVIAAST